Genomic DNA from Pseudomonas sp. CCC3.1:
TTTGCTCAAACTCACTGCGGGCCTGGGCCGGGGTCAACGCATGCATCGGCAGGCTCTTGCCGGTCATGCGACCCATTTCGGCAAGGCTTAGAAAATCTTCAAGATCCGGTAACAATGACATCGCAATTTCCTTGTGAAAAACCAGCGTGGGAGCTGCCACGCGATCAGGCCAGCTCTAGCTGTAACTCATCCAGCTGCGCCAGCAAGGTTGCATGGCGCAGCAATTCATAATGCCCACCGCTCAACACGGTGTGACGGGCTCCGGCACCGATTTGCGCGGCATGCACCCGGCGCTCAGCCTCGCGCCCGGCCACCCACCAGTGATGCGCCTGCACGCGGGTCTGCGGCAATGAGTGCTGCCCCAGGGCCAAGGACTTGAGCCGTGCACCGACAGCAAAGATATGACTCAACTCCGCCGCCCCTAACACACCGTGTTCGTTCAGCGCCGTTGCCGCCTCAATCACCTGCTCCGCGCCCCTCTGCTCATCGCGCATCAGCCCCTGCGCCTCAGCCTCAGTCACGCCCAGTACAAAGCGCAAAAAGTCCTGCAAGTCTTCACGCCCATCACTGGCTTCGGCCGTCCCTGCCACGTAACTGTCGACCAAGCCTGCAAAGGCCACCTCTTGACCCTGAGCCTCCAGCACCTGCGCCACCAGCAAGGCCAACGCCCCGCCCAGCGACCAGCCGAGCAGGTGATACGGGCCGTGCGCCTGTTGCTGACGAATGCGCTCGGCGTAGGCCTGGGCCATCGCTTGCAATGAATCGTCCTGCCACGCTGGATCAAGCAACATCCGGCACTGCACACCATAGACGCTGCGGCGCCCGTCCAATTGACGGGCCAGCGGCTCATAGTCGAACACCGTGCCAAATCCCGCGTGCAGACAAAACAACGGCGGCACTTCAGCCACCCGACTGTTCAGTGCCAGCAGCGGGTCGGGCGCGCTGACAGCAACCACCGGCTCATACCCGCTCAACTCGGCAATACACGGCTTTTGCATCAGGTCGCGCAATTTGAGGCTGAACCTCAGTTCCGGCTGATTGCGCACCCGCGAGATAACTTTCAGCACCTGTAACGAATCGCCGCCCAGCTCGAAGAAGTTATCGTCGATGCCCACCTGTTCCAGCCCCAGCACGTCTTGCCAGATTTCAACCAGCGCCAGCTCCAGTGCAGAGCGTGGCGCACGGTAATGGCCCAGGGCGAGTTGCGGCGCTGGCAAGGCACGACGATCCAGTTTGCCGTTGGCAGACAACGGCAAGCTCGCCAGTTGTACGATGTGCGCAGGCACCATGTAATCCGGCAGTTGTGTCTGCAAGTGCGCCTTCAACTCGCGCTCAAGCGCTGCGTTGTGCGGGGCGACCACATACCCCACCAACTGCTTGCCGGTGGCGCCTTCAATCACGTTGACTGCCGCGTCCTGTACGCCCTCACACTGACGCAGACGCGCTTCGATTTCGCCCAGTTCGATACGGAAACCACGAATTTTCACCTGCTGGTCTAACCGTCCCAGGTAGTCCATCACCCCGTCCTCGCGCTGGCGCACCCGATCACCGGTGCGATACATGCGCCCGCCCGTGCCATCGAACGGGTCCGGCACAAAGCGCTCGGCGCTCAAGCCCGGCTGCTGATGGTAGCCGCGAGCCAGGCACTTGCCGCCCAGATACAACTCCCCACTGACGCCCGCGGGCAACGGGTTCATGTCCGCATCCAGCACGTACACACCCCGCCCGGCCACACCACGACCAATCGGTGCGTAGGCCGCGTCACAGCGCTCAGTCACCTCAGCGCGCCACAGCAGCGGCGTGACCACGGTTTCGGTCGGGCCGTAACCATTGACCAGTCGTTGCGGCCGCAAGGCGCGCTTGACCAGCTCAAAGCTGGCATCCGGCACCGCATCGCCGCCAAAACAGTAGGTGTGGACTGACGGAGACTTGCCCTGCGTCAGCGCCACCTCGGCCAGTTGTTGCAGGTAGGCAGGCGGGAAGCACGCCACCGTCACCTGCTGCTGATGCAGCACCTGCAAGGTCTGCTCCGGGGTCCACAGGTTGTCGTCACGAATCACCAGGCTGCCACCGGCCAGCAACACACTGAGCCAGCGCTCTTGCGCGCCATCGAAGGCGAACGACATAAAGTGCAGCTCTCGGCTCGCCGGGCTCAACTCATAGCGTTCAATAATCCCCTGGCAATGCCGCGCAATCGGCTCGCGGGCCACCGCCACGCCTTTGGGCTTGCCCGTGGAACCCGAGGTGTAAATCAGATACGCCAAGTGCCCGGGCAGTGACGCCACCTCGCGGGGTACGCCTTGCAGCTCAGCCAACGGATCCAGCACCAGCCGTGGGATCGGCGCATCAAACCTCACCCGCTGATCGACATCGTGGTGACACAGCAGCAGGTTCGCGCCCGAATCCGCCAGCATGAATGCCAGTCGCTCAGCGGGATAATCCAGGTCCAGCGGCAGATAGGCCGCACCCGCCTTGAGCACGGCCAAAAACGCCACAATCGTTTGCTCCGAACGTGGCAGCGCCACCGCCACCACCTGTTCAGGCCCCATGCCACGCGCTTGCAACTGCACGGCCAAGCCATTGGCCTGACGCGCAAGCTCCGCGTAGCTCAGTTCACGTCCATCACAGCTAAGCGCTCTGGCGTGAGGTTGACGCGCCACCTGATCACTAAAGTCCTGCATCAGATCACGTACCAATCTGGCGTCATGCGCCAACTCGACACGGCCTGTCGGCAAGCCGATTTCACCCAGCAAGCAATCAGCGTCGTGTGGCAACCGCGCCAACAAGCCTTCCAGTTGCTCGCGAATGCGCTCTACTGAAGGCGCATCAAACCGTTCGCGCAGGTACAGGTACTCCACTTCCAGCCCTTGATCGGTGGCACTGACCATCAGGTCCATCGGAAAGTTGGTCACGCCGCCGCTGCCGACTTCGGCAAATGTCAGCTCGCCCTCTTGCTCGCCGCGCAAGGCCCGATCCACCGGGTGGTTCTCGAACACGATGATGCTGTCGAACAGCCCTTGCCCACCCTGCCCGGCCCAACGCTGAATATCGGCCAGCGGCGTGTGTTCAAAATCGCGGATCGCCAGGTTGTCGTCCTGCAACTGGCGCAACCAATCGCCCAATGTCTGCTGCGGATCCAGGGTCTGGATCACCGGCAAGGTGTTGATAAACAGCCCGAGCATGTCTTGCGCCCCGGCCAACTGAGTCGGGCGCCCTGCCACCGTTGCACCGAAGGCCACGCTGCGTTGCCCGGTGTGACGCTGCAACAGCAACAACCAGGCCGCTTGAATCAGCGTGTTCAACGTCACACGCTGGGCATTGGCAAAACGATGCAAACGCAGGGTCGCTTCACTGTCGAGATAGCTATAAAGCACCCCATGCCCGCGGCCTTGGGTATTGGCGGCATTGGCCAACATGCTTGGCGCTTCCAGCGCCTGTAAACGCTCGCGCCAGAAGCCTTCGGCGGCCGCAGCATCCTGACGCTGCAACCAACTGATGTAGTCGGCATATCGCCCGGTCAGCACCGGCAGAGGCTGTTTGGCATACACGCGCAACATTTCACCCAGCAGACGCGAGGCGCTCCAGCCATCGAGCAATAAGTGGTGATAGGTCCAGATCATTTGGAACTGCGACTCACCCAGGCGCACCAGCGTAAAGCGCATCAACGGCGGACAACTCAGATCAAACCCTCGCGCTTGATCATCCGCCGCCAACCCCGACAAGGCCGCTTGCGGATCGGCATGATCGCGCCAGTCACACTCGACGATCGGCACTTCGGCATGCTGATACACAGCCTGCAACGGGTCGGCCACGCCATCGCGCCACATAAAGGCGGCGCGCAGCACCTCGTGGCGCTCAAACAAGGTGTGCCAGGCGGCGCGAAAACGCTCCACCTGCAACCCCTCAACCGCCACGCTGAGCTGGTTGACGTACAGATTGAGCTCCGGCGACTCGATGCAATGGAACAGCATGCCCTGCTGCATCGGCGACAGCGGGTACACATCCTCCAACTGGCTACGATCTACATTCAGATGGCCTGGCATGTGAGCAAACGCCGGTGTTTCGAACACGTCCAGCACCTGCGGCTCGGCATTGATCGCCAGTGCCGCGAGGGCGCGAATGGTCTGCGCGGTGAACAACTGCTTCGGCGTAAAGGCCAGTCCGCGTGCCCCGGCGCGGCTTACTGCCTGTAGGGAAATAATCGAATCGCCGCCCAGTTCAAAGAAGTTTTCGGTGACCCCAATCGCGTCCAGCCCCAGCAGTTCCTGCCAGATCTCAACCAGCAGCGTTTCGGCCGAAGTACTCGGCAGCACACGCTCTGTACCCTTTCGGCTGGCCTCAGGCGCAGGCAACGCCTGGCGGTCCAGCTTGCCATTGGGGGTCAATGGCAACGCGGCCAGACACATCACGTGCGCAGGCACCATATGCGCCGGCAAACGGCTGCGCAGATGAGTGATCAGCCTTTCACGCAGCGCCGCTTCGTCGGCCAGCGGATCGCGGGCTACCACATACCCCACCAACTGACGGCTGAGCGGGCCTTCGCGATCCACCACAAAGGCTTCGCGCACCGCATCGTGCTCCAGCAAACAGGCTTCAATTTCGCCCAGTTCGATACGGAACCCGCGAATTTTTACCTGCTGATCAATCCGCCCCAGGTACTCGACAACGCCGTCTTCGCGCAGGCGAGCCAAGTCGCCGCTGCGATACAAGCGTGCGCCAGGCACAAACGGATCAGGCACAAAGCGTTCAGCGGTTAATGCCGGGCGCTGGTGATAACCACGGGCGATACCTTCGCCGCCCAAGTACAGCTCACCGGCCACCCCGACCGGCAGCGGCTGCAAGCTGGCGTCCAGCACATACGCGCTGCGCGCGCCGACAGGTCGCCCGATGGGCAAAAAAGCCGAGTCAAACTGGGTGTCCGGGTAGGCGCACCAAATCAGCGGCGTGATCACCGTTTCAGTCGGGCCATAGCCGTTGATGATGCGCGGCGGTTGCAGCACCCGCTGCACTTCATCAAAGGCGTGTTTGGGCATGCCCTCGCCGCCTACGGTGTAGGAACGAATCGGCAACGTGCGCCCCGCTTCACCGATGTAATCGGCCATTTGCAGCAGGTAACTCGGGGTAAAACAGGCAATGGTAATGCCGTGGCGCTCGATCTCTTCGCAGGTGCGCTGGGCACTCCAGACCTCATCATCACGCGGCATCAGCGCCGAACCAAACACCAGCGGGGTCAACCAGCGTTCGTGAGCGCCATCAAAACTGATGGAGGCAAATTGCAGCTCGCGATCATCCGGAGTCATGCCGTACAGGGCGCCGATCGACAGGCAATGCATGGCCAGCGGGCCGTGGGCCACACTCACACCTTTGGGGCGTCCGGTCGAACCCGAGGTGTAAATCAGGTACGCCAGGTTCTGCGCGTCTGTCAGATTGAGCGGGTTGCTGGTTGGCAGGTAGCTGACGTTTTCGCGGTCCAGTTCCAGCACGGGCAAGCCGTCGATTCGCGGCAAGCTCGGGCGCAACCACGACTGGCTCAGCAGCAACGCAATGCCGCTGTCGTGCATCAGGTAACTCAGGCGCTCAGCCGGGTACGCCGGGTCCAGCGGCACATAGGCACCTCCGGCCTTGAGAATCGCCAGCAGGCCGATAATCATCTGCGGCGAACGCTCTACCGCCAGCCCGACCCGTACTTCGGGGCCAATACCAAGTTCACGCAGGCGGTGGGCCAGCCGGTTGGCACGCTGGTTGAGGTCGGCGTAGGTGAAGCGGCTGGTGTCAAAGATCAGCGCCGTGGCGTCAGGACGAATCGCCGCCTGCGCCTCGATCAACTGATGCACACACTGCTCGGTCGCCGCGCCCGCAGGCGGGTTCCAGTCGTGCAATTGGCGCGTTTTCTCGGCAGCGCTGAGCAGTGGCAATTCACCAAGACTGATCTGCGGCGCGGCAACCATGGCATGCAGCAGGCACGCCAAATGCTCACTCATGCGCGCAATCGCGGCCGGGTCAAAATGGCTGAGCAAGAAACTCCAGGTCAGGCTCAATTGTCCTTCGCTGACGGCCGCCAGCGTCAGCGGGTAGTTGGTGCGTTCGTGATTGTCCGGCACAGCAAAGCTCAAGCCGTCCGGCGCACCCTGCTGCAAGGCCTCGCCAATCGGGAAGTTTTCAAACACCAGCAAGCTGTCGAACAACGGCTCAGCAGCGCGTCCAGCCCAGCGCTGCACGTCGCTCAAGGCCGTAAATTCATGCTCACGCAGTGCCAGGTTGTGCGCCTGCAAACGGCTCAACCACTGCACCACGCTTTCGACCGGCTGCGGCTGGGTGATCACCGCCAAGGTATTGATAAACAGCCCGAGCTGGTTTTCTGCCCCCGCTAAATCCACCGGGCGACCCGACACGGTGGCGCCAAACGCAACCGTCTGCTGACCGCTGTAGCGCTGCAACAACAGCGCCCACGCGCCCTGCACCAAGGTGTTGAGGGTAATGCTGTGCTGACGCGCAAACGTATTAAACGCCTGACTGCTGGCGACATCGAACACCTGCCGATGGTCCGCATACTCGCTGCTGTGCGAAGGACCATGCGCCTGGCTTTGCGCCAGCAGGGTCGGGTTATCCAGCGTCGCCAGTTGCGCGCGCCAGAACGCTTCATCGGCCTGGGCATCCTGAGCTTGTAGCCAGCCGATGTAGTCGGCAAAACGCCCCTGATGAGCCGTCACCTCCACAGCGCCATAGCGCTGCAACACCTCACCCAGCAACAGCGCATTGCTCCAGCCATCCAGCAGCAAATGGTGATGGGTGTAGATCAGTTGCTGACGCTGCTCATCGAGGCGCACCAGCGCCAAACGCAGCAGCGGCGGCTGCGCCGGGTCGAACTGAAAACGCTCACTGCGCGCCAGCAATTGCAGCTCAGCGGCTTGATCCACGCGCCCGCGCCAGTCGAGCACTGTCAGCGGCAACGTCAGTGTTCGCTGCACCACCTGCACCGGTTCACTGGCGCCTTGGGGCCAATGAAAACCGCTGCGCAGAATCGGGTGCGCCTCCAGCGTGGCTTGCCAGGCGCGCGCCAATCGGTCGGCGTCGAGCCCGCTCGCTTCAACGCTGAGCTGGTTGACGTACGCCCCGGCCTGCGGCTCGTACAGGCTGTGGAACAACAAACCGCGTTGCATCGGCGACAGCGGGTACAGGTCTTCAATCTGCCGTGGCGCCACGGGCAACTGGTCGAGTTGCGCTTGCGTCAGGCTGGCCAGCGGGAAGTCCGCCGGGATCACGCCGCTGTGTTGCGGGTTCAGGCAGTGCTCAATCAGCGCGTGCACCTGCGCCTTGAGGCCCAAGGCCAAAGCCTCGATGTCAGCCTTGTCGAAACATTCCTGGCTGAAGCTCAGGTCCAGTTTCAGCTCACCGCCAAACACTTGGCCGTCCACCGACAACCAGTTGGCCAACGGCGAATCCAGGCTCTGCGCTGCGCCGCTGGCCTCTTTGGCCGGGACAAACAACGCGTCTTCGCTGAAGCTCTGATCGAACTGGCCCAAGTAATTGAACGTCACTAGCGCCTGCGGCAAGGCCGCGAGGCGGGCTTGAGTCTGCGCATCGCCCTGATAGCGCAACAACCCAAAGCCCAGGCCTTTGCCCGGGACATCGCGCAGTTGCTGCTTGATCGCCTTGATGGACTCGGCCACGCCTGCTGCCGGGGTCAGCTTGACCGGGAACACACTGGTGAACCAACCCACAGTGCGGGTCAGGTCGATGTCCGCAAACAGTTCTTCACGGCCGTGGCCTTCCAGTTGAATCAGCGCCGCCGACTCGCCGGTCCAGTCACACAAGGCTCGGGCCAGAGCCGTCAGCAACAGGTCATTGATCTGCGTGCGATAGGCCGCAGGGGCCTGTTGCAGCAGTTGGCGGGTCTGCTCGCGATCCAGTCCCAAGCTGACCACTTGGCGATGGCGCAACGCCTGGCTGGCATGCGCCCGAGCGTGGGGCAACGTAGCACTCACCCCCTGCAACTGCGCTAACCACCAGCGTTGTTCAGTCGCCAGTTTTTCACTGTTGGCATAGGCCGAAAGCTGCGTGGCCCAGTCTTGCAGCGCGCTGGTTTTTTCCGCCAGCGCCTGCCCGGCGTAAGCGGCCTGCAAGTCTTCAAGCAGCACCCGCCACGACACGCCATCCACCACCAAATGGTGGATCACCAGCAACAAACGCTGAACGCCGTCCTCATGGTCAATCAGCACACCGCGCAGCAGGTGCCCGTCGTGCAGCGACACACTGCGTTGCGCTTCATCACACAAGGCTTGCAACGCTTCATCGCTTTGCACCTGGGCGGTCCACAGCAAATCGGTGGCCGCTGCGCTGTCCAGCGGCACATAGCGCGCCGTCCACTGCCCGGCCTGCTCGCGAAACTGCAAGCGCAGCGCGTCATGCTGCGCCAGCAGCTGTTGCACGGCGCTTTGCAGGCGCAGCAAGTCCAGTGGCTCGCGCACCTCAAGCAACACCGACTGATTCCAGTGCTGCGGCTGCACCGTCTGATTGGCGAAGAACCACTGCTGCACCGGGGTCAGGGTTTGCAGGCCAACCCGCGGCCCTTGGGCGATTTGCGGCGCCTGTTCGTGGCTGGCCACAGCGGCCAGCGCCTGCAAGGTCGGCTGTTGAAACAGATCGCGGGGCTGCAAGCGCAGACCGGCACGCCGCGCCCGACTGACCACCTGAATCGAGATGATCGAATCGCCGCCCAGCTCAAAGAAATTGTCCTGGCGGCCTACCTGCTCCAGCCCCAGCACCGCTTGCCAAATCGCCGCCAATTGGCGTTCGTTGTCGCTGCGCGGGGCCTCGAAAACCCGCTGGCTGGCGCTGACCTGCGGCGCTGGTAACAGCTTGCGTTCCAGCTTGCCATTGGGGCTGAGCGGCATGCGCTCGATCAGCACCAGGTACGTCGGCACCATGTAATCCGGCAGGCACGCCAGCAAATGCGCGTTCAGGGCTTCACGCCATCCAGCCTGCACGTCGCGGGGCACCAGATACGCCACCAGTTGATTGTCCAGCGCCAGCACCACAGCTTCCTGCACGTGCGGGTGCTCTTGCAGGCGCGCTTCGATCTCACCCAATTCGATGCGCAAGCCACGAATTTTTACCTGATGGTCGATGCGCCCGCAGTATTCAATGGCGCCGTCTGCCCGATAACGCGCCAGATCGCCGGTGCGGTACACGCGTTCGCCGCTGCCAAACGGGTCGGCCACAAAACGCTCGGCGGTCAACGCCGGACGGTCGTGATAGCCCCGCGCCAACCCTGCGCCCGCCAGGTATAACTCGCCAATCGCACCGTTCGGCAACGGCAACAATTCAGGGCTGAGAATGTAGGTGCGCAGGTTGGCGATCGGCCGCCCGATCGGCACGCTGTCGCGGCCTTCTTCTACGCACGTCCAATGGGTCACGTCGATGGCCGCTTCGGTCGGGCCGTACAGGTTGTACAGCGTCGCCTGCGGCAGGCTGCGCAGGGTTTGACGTTGCAACGCCATCGGCAACGCTTCGCCGCTACACACAATGCGCCGCAACGAATGACACTGCACGGCGTCTTCCGCGCTGATAAAGGCTTGCAGCATCGATGGCACAAAATGCAGCGTGGTAATCGCCTGCTCGACGATCAGCGCGGCCAATTGCTGCGGGTCGCGATGGGCGCCGGGAGCCGCTACCACCAAGGTTGCGCCGTGCATCAATGGCCAGAAAAACTCCCACACCGAG
This window encodes:
- a CDS encoding non-ribosomal peptide synthetase, yielding MEHSTAWRIANRFASLAPHQRREFLQKMQEQGVSFGQLPIPATAPQNAPCELSYAQQRQWFLWQLDPQSAAYHIPAALRLRGALNVPALQRSFDALLERHHSLRSVFTEQDGVVRQQITHCGSWLASDAGNAVSLEVSGEAIAGKPAPTGFAVSLEEYDLRDFAQAERLTLALRQVEQDIAQPFDLQHGPLLRVSLLQLDADDHVLVLTLHHIVADGWSMGVLVEEFSQLYAAHAQGQTLELPALAIQYADYAVWQRRWMEAGELERQLDWWREQLGSEQPVLELPGDRSRPAQPTQHGARLDFALQPALAKGLLTLAKQRGVTPFMLLLASFQALLYRYSGQEDLRIGVPVANRNRAETRGLIGFFVNTQVMRAALDGRMPFSQLLSQTRDRSLDAQGYQDVPFERLVNALQGERSLSHSPLFQVMFNHQQSRPGTLGGMLAGLQVESLEWQGRTAQFDLQLDTHEEGEQLLASLTYATDLFDAVRIEGMAEHWRTLLAGIVADPDCVIGELPMLAPHQIEATLYGLNATQQRYPGPECVHVLIEAQAVATPDVCALVFGEHTLSYRELNERANRLAWQLRDLGVGPEVRVGVACERSLELVIGLLAILKAGGAYVPLDPQYPAERLAYMVEDSGISVLLTQAHVQAGLPLPADLPRLCLDIEDQQDRVENLPNLACAQNLAYVIYTSGSTGRPKGAGNSHGALHNRLAWMQDAYGLNAADRVLQKTPFSFDVSVWEFFWPLMHGATLVVAAPGAHRDPQQLAALIVEQAITTLHFVPSMLQAFISAEDAVQCHSLRRIVCSGEALPMALQRQTLRSLPQATLYNLYGPTEAAIDVTHWTCVEEGRDSVPIGRPIANLRTYILSPELLPLPNGAIGELYLAGAGLARGYHDRPALTAERFVADPFGSGERVYRTGDLARYRADGAIEYCGRIDHQVKIRGLRIELGEIEARLQEHPHVQEAVVLALDNQLVAYLVPRDVQAGWREALNAHLLACLPDYMVPTYLVLIERMPLSPNGKLERKLLPAPQVSASQRVFEAPRSDNERQLAAIWQAVLGLEQVGRQDNFFELGGDSIISIQVVSRARRAGLRLQPRDLFQQPTLQALAAVASHEQAPQIAQGPRVGLQTLTPVQQWFFANQTVQPQHWNQSVLLEVREPLDLLRLQSAVQQLLAQHDALRLQFREQAGQWTARYVPLDSAAATDLLWTAQVQSDEALQALCDEAQRSVSLHDGHLLRGVLIDHEDGVQRLLLVIHHLVVDGVSWRVLLEDLQAAYAGQALAEKTSALQDWATQLSAYANSEKLATEQRWWLAQLQGVSATLPHARAHASQALRHRQVVSLGLDREQTRQLLQQAPAAYRTQINDLLLTALARALCDWTGESAALIQLEGHGREELFADIDLTRTVGWFTSVFPVKLTPAAGVAESIKAIKQQLRDVPGKGLGFGLLRYQGDAQTQARLAALPQALVTFNYLGQFDQSFSEDALFVPAKEASGAAQSLDSPLANWLSVDGQVFGGELKLDLSFSQECFDKADIEALALGLKAQVHALIEHCLNPQHSGVIPADFPLASLTQAQLDQLPVAPRQIEDLYPLSPMQRGLLFHSLYEPQAGAYVNQLSVEASGLDADRLARAWQATLEAHPILRSGFHWPQGASEPVQVVQRTLTLPLTVLDWRGRVDQAAELQLLARSERFQFDPAQPPLLRLALVRLDEQRQQLIYTHHHLLLDGWSNALLLGEVLQRYGAVEVTAHQGRFADYIGWLQAQDAQADEAFWRAQLATLDNPTLLAQSQAHGPSHSSEYADHRQVFDVASSQAFNTFARQHSITLNTLVQGAWALLLQRYSGQQTVAFGATVSGRPVDLAGAENQLGLFINTLAVITQPQPVESVVQWLSRLQAHNLALREHEFTALSDVQRWAGRAAEPLFDSLLVFENFPIGEALQQGAPDGLSFAVPDNHERTNYPLTLAAVSEGQLSLTWSFLLSHFDPAAIARMSEHLACLLHAMVAAPQISLGELPLLSAAEKTRQLHDWNPPAGAATEQCVHQLIEAQAAIRPDATALIFDTSRFTYADLNQRANRLAHRLRELGIGPEVRVGLAVERSPQMIIGLLAILKAGGAYVPLDPAYPAERLSYLMHDSGIALLLSQSWLRPSLPRIDGLPVLELDRENVSYLPTSNPLNLTDAQNLAYLIYTSGSTGRPKGVSVAHGPLAMHCLSIGALYGMTPDDRELQFASISFDGAHERWLTPLVFGSALMPRDDEVWSAQRTCEEIERHGITIACFTPSYLLQMADYIGEAGRTLPIRSYTVGGEGMPKHAFDEVQRVLQPPRIINGYGPTETVITPLIWCAYPDTQFDSAFLPIGRPVGARSAYVLDASLQPLPVGVAGELYLGGEGIARGYHQRPALTAERFVPDPFVPGARLYRSGDLARLREDGVVEYLGRIDQQVKIRGFRIELGEIEACLLEHDAVREAFVVDREGPLSRQLVGYVVARDPLADEAALRERLITHLRSRLPAHMVPAHVMCLAALPLTPNGKLDRQALPAPEASRKGTERVLPSTSAETLLVEIWQELLGLDAIGVTENFFELGGDSIISLQAVSRAGARGLAFTPKQLFTAQTIRALAALAINAEPQVLDVFETPAFAHMPGHLNVDRSQLEDVYPLSPMQQGMLFHCIESPELNLYVNQLSVAVEGLQVERFRAAWHTLFERHEVLRAAFMWRDGVADPLQAVYQHAEVPIVECDWRDHADPQAALSGLAADDQARGFDLSCPPLMRFTLVRLGESQFQMIWTYHHLLLDGWSASRLLGEMLRVYAKQPLPVLTGRYADYISWLQRQDAAAAEGFWRERLQALEAPSMLANAANTQGRGHGVLYSYLDSEATLRLHRFANAQRVTLNTLIQAAWLLLLQRHTGQRSVAFGATVAGRPTQLAGAQDMLGLFINTLPVIQTLDPQQTLGDWLRQLQDDNLAIRDFEHTPLADIQRWAGQGGQGLFDSIIVFENHPVDRALRGEQEGELTFAEVGSGGVTNFPMDLMVSATDQGLEVEYLYLRERFDAPSVERIREQLEGLLARLPHDADCLLGEIGLPTGRVELAHDARLVRDLMQDFSDQVARQPHARALSCDGRELSYAELARQANGLAVQLQARGMGPEQVVAVALPRSEQTIVAFLAVLKAGAAYLPLDLDYPAERLAFMLADSGANLLLCHHDVDQRVRFDAPIPRLVLDPLAELQGVPREVASLPGHLAYLIYTSGSTGKPKGVAVAREPIARHCQGIIERYELSPASRELHFMSFAFDGAQERWLSVLLAGGSLVIRDDNLWTPEQTLQVLHQQQVTVACFPPAYLQQLAEVALTQGKSPSVHTYCFGGDAVPDASFELVKRALRPQRLVNGYGPTETVVTPLLWRAEVTERCDAAYAPIGRGVAGRGVYVLDADMNPLPAGVSGELYLGGKCLARGYHQQPGLSAERFVPDPFDGTGGRMYRTGDRVRQREDGVMDYLGRLDQQVKIRGFRIELGEIEARLRQCEGVQDAAVNVIEGATGKQLVGYVVAPHNAALERELKAHLQTQLPDYMVPAHIVQLASLPLSANGKLDRRALPAPQLALGHYRAPRSALELALVEIWQDVLGLEQVGIDDNFFELGGDSLQVLKVISRVRNQPELRFSLKLRDLMQKPCIAELSGYEPVVAVSAPDPLLALNSRVAEVPPLFCLHAGFGTVFDYEPLARQLDGRRSVYGVQCRMLLDPAWQDDSLQAMAQAYAERIRQQQAHGPYHLLGWSLGGALALLVAQVLEAQGQEVAFAGLVDSYVAGTAEASDGREDLQDFLRFVLGVTEAEAQGLMRDEQRGAEQVIEAATALNEHGVLGAAELSHIFAVGARLKSLALGQHSLPQTRVQAHHWWVAGREAERRVHAAQIGAGARHTVLSGGHYELLRHATLLAQLDELQLELA